The genomic segment TTCGTTTACAATCAAAACCGAATCTATATCCGATTGGAACATAGTTGTAAAAAGGTGTAAAACGGAGGTATTTTCAGGGATAAAAACTGTATCCATTATCTCTTTTTCGATATCCTCTTTCAAATTTGCAGATGATCCTCTATTAAAAATACCGAAGATCGATCCATCCTCGTCCTCGACAGCAATATAGTTAGATTGACCTTTATCCTCACATCTATTAGAAAGCTCGGATAATTTAATTTTTAAAAGCTCGGTTTTAGGTTCCATTATATCGAATGCTCTCAGAGATGAAACCTCGAACAAAAGATGGATTATCTCCTCTTTACTCTTGCCAATATCAAGCGTTCCTTGTTGAGAAACAAGCTTAAAATCATTCCAATCTGCTGGTTTAGAAGGTTTTACTATTTTATGGAACACTGCTACTATCCATCTGGAAAGGGCATTTGTCAAACTAGAAGCCGGTTTCAATATCACAGCGATAATGTCGAGGGGCAAAATAGCTTTTCTAGAAAAACTCACTGGTTTCATTAAACCCAGACTTTTCGGCAATATCTCACAGAAAATCAAGCCAACAATGGATATCGTTATCAAGGAGTAAAGCTCACCAACATCTCCAAAACTCTTAATGAATAAATTCGTGGCAACAGAGCTTGCAAGAACTATACATAAATTCGTTCCTATAAGGGTGACCGATAGGATATCCTCCGGATTATCTAGCCAATTGCCTACACCTGCTGGAAGCTGCTTAAGAATATTCCTTTTACGGAATAGAGATATAAGCGCCGTTTCAGTCCCAGAAAAAAATGCTGACCCTAAAAGACTAATTACTATTATTATTACACTTAACAACATTTTTACTCTATCTTAATTCCCACCAAATCTATCTTAGTATGACTGCTTTTAATTATTCTAATCTCCAATCCTTCAATTTCGAGCGTTCTACCAGATTCTGGTATATCCCCCCAATTCTCTATTATCAAACCGCCAATAGTCTTATAATAAACACTTTTTAAATCGAGTCCGAAAAGCTCGTTTAACTCTTGAATGGAAGTGTCACCACCAATTAAATATGACTCCCCGAGTTTCTTGTAAGTCTTTTTAGATGGCTTTTCGTAAATAATAGGTCTTCCATAGACCTCAATTAAAATCCTCTCGCTATCAACAATACCATCGATATCACCATACTCATCTAATACAATGAATTTCCCAAGCCTATTAGCTCTCAGATCGTAAAAAAGATCGGAAACCGCTTTCAACCCAGCGATAAAATACGCTTCGCGAAGGGAGCTCCATGGTTTTTCTTCATTATCAAAAGAGGACAAGTCAGATACATCGATTAACCTCGGTTTATCCTCACTACGACCGGTAAGTATGCAAAAAATGGCATCATACTCGTGCATGGATTCCAATATTTCTTTTTTGGTGGATTCGTAGGAACATATTGGCACTTGAGGACGAGGAGTCATTATTTCCGAAACCTTAGTATGATCCAGTGTGAGGAAATGTAGTAACA from the bacterium genome contains:
- a CDS encoding DUF21 domain-containing protein, giving the protein MLLSVIIIVISLLGSAFFSGTETALISLFRKRNILKQLPAGVGNWLDNPEDILSVTLIGTNLCIVLASSVATNLFIKSFGDVGELYSLITISIVGLIFCEILPKSLGLMKPVSFSRKAILPLDIIAVILKPASSLTNALSRWIVAVFHKIVKPSKPADWNDFKLVSQQGTLDIGKSKEEIIHLLFEVSSLRAFDIMEPKTELLKIKLSELSNRCEDKGQSNYIAVEDEDGSIFGIFNRGSSANLKEDIEKEIMDTVFIPENTSVLHLFTTMFQSDIDSVLIVNEHSEVTGMVERRDILAFLCGIQDTPNRETTIEDGSFVFKGTTELTELEDLFNTDFPKGQYRTLGGFIEEYRHEIPRAGTVFKWGKYIVTIEESTVKKVEKVRIKPTMK
- a CDS encoding DUF21 domain-containing protein, whose translation is MKLVALVILLAFSAFFSGSETAFFSLGRFDVQRMALKRERWAEKVVSLLSRPGKLLIAILSGNMIVNITATTLMTGFLIQLVGPGAVPIVVAIMTVLILIFGEITPKVIAVEHNELWARVSASALWIIEFILSPLIFLLTIIQSAIIGKGKFDDLRLDEIDIESAIELAHKQGAVEGEYKELLLHFLTLDHTKVSEIMTPRPQVPICSYESTKKEILESMHEYDAIFCILTGRSEDKPRLIDVSDLSSFDNEEKPWSSLREAYFIAGLKAVSDLFYDLRANRLGKFIVLDEYGDIDGIVDSERILIEVYGRPIIYEKPSKKTYKKLGESYLIGGDTSIQELNELFGLDLKSVYYKTIGGLIIENWGDIPESGRTLEIEGLEIRIIKSSHTKIDLVGIKIE